Proteins encoded together in one Prunus dulcis chromosome 3, ALMONDv2, whole genome shotgun sequence window:
- the LOC117620989 gene encoding cytochrome c1-like produces MATAQVVSAKTALPVEDTTHEEPIKAQEVVTEVAACAAEAEAVAEEPKEAETVVASGEVPKAEAAEADETTPVEVETKEVKVVEEAKEDVVAKEEAEEPTVEKTAEPALVEETKEKLNIDDSAEAPSAEPIAPEPVSEPAAEDPKEEVVVKEEEKPEAVEEEKPAADAAEEKVVKEEPVEKAE; encoded by the exons ATGGCCACTGCTCAG GTTGTATCAGCAAAGACAGCCCTCCCTGTGGAGGACACAACTCATGAGGAACCAATTAAGGCACAAGAAGTAGTGACAGAAGTAGCAGCATGCGCAGCTGAGGCAGAGGCTGTTGCAGAAGAGCCAAAGGAGGCAGAGACTGTTGTGGCTTCTGGTGAAGTTCCTAAGGCTGAGGCTGCAGAAGCTGATGAAACCACCCCAGTTGAGGTTGAGACAAAGGAGGTgaaggtggtggaggaggCGAAGGAAGATGTTGTGGccaaagaagaagcagaagaaccAACAGTAGAGAAGACTGCTGAGCCAGCACTTGTAGAGGAGACTAAGGAGAAATTGAATATTGACGACTCTGCTGAGGCTCCTTCTGCCGAACCAATTGCCCCGGAGCCGGTATCGGAACCAGCGGCTGAAGATCCTAAAGAAGAGGTAGTGGttaaggaagaagagaagccTGAAGCTGTTGAGGAAGAGAAGCCAGCTGCTGATGCTGCCGAGGAGAAAGTTGTCAAGGAAGAGCCGGTGGAGAAGGCTGAGTAA